Proteins co-encoded in one Streptococcus parauberis NCFD 2020 genomic window:
- the gorA gene encoding glutathione-disulfide reductase yields the protein MKKYDYIVIGGGSAGIASANRAAIYGAKVLLIEASEIGGTCVNLGCVPKKVMWYGAQVAETIQTYAKDYGYTLENVDFNFATLKANRQAYIDRIHQSYQRGFESNGVERINAYASFIDAHTITAGDETYTAPHILIATGGHPVIPQDVPGAELGITSDGFFALDDIPKRTAVIGAGYIAVEIAGVLNALGSQTHLLVRHDRPLRSFDKDIVASLIDEMANTQIQLHTQTQVQSLQKQEDNSILLTKNDGSQLEVDRVIWAIGRQSNVTGFGLENTGVELDEQNYIKTDEYENTSVQGIYAVGDINGKLALTPVAVAAGRRLSERLFNDKPNEKLDYTNVPTVIFSHPAIGSVGMTEEEAIEVFGEDDIKVYQSSFTSMYTAVTDHRQVCKMKLVTQGENQKIVGLHGIGYGVDEMIQGFAVAIKMGATKADFDNTVAIHPTGAEEFVTMR from the coding sequence ATGAAAAAATATGATTATATAGTAATTGGGGGCGGAAGTGCAGGCATTGCTTCTGCTAATCGTGCAGCTATTTATGGTGCTAAAGTATTGCTAATTGAAGCTTCAGAGATTGGGGGAACCTGTGTAAATCTTGGATGTGTACCTAAAAAAGTGATGTGGTATGGTGCTCAAGTGGCAGAAACAATCCAAACCTATGCTAAAGATTATGGTTATACTTTAGAAAATGTTGACTTCAATTTTGCAACATTAAAAGCTAATAGACAAGCCTATATTGATCGTATCCATCAGTCCTATCAAAGAGGATTTGAATCAAACGGAGTGGAACGTATCAATGCCTATGCTAGTTTCATTGACGCCCATACTATAACAGCAGGAGATGAAACCTATACTGCTCCGCATATTCTGATTGCAACTGGTGGACATCCGGTTATTCCTCAAGACGTTCCTGGAGCAGAATTAGGAATTACTTCTGATGGTTTTTTTGCTTTGGATGATATTCCTAAACGGACAGCTGTTATTGGTGCAGGCTATATTGCTGTAGAAATTGCAGGTGTCTTAAATGCTCTAGGGTCACAAACTCATTTACTTGTTCGACATGATCGTCCACTAAGAAGCTTTGATAAAGATATCGTTGCAAGTTTAATTGATGAAATGGCAAATACGCAGATCCAACTCCATACACAGACGCAAGTACAAAGTTTGCAAAAACAAGAAGATAATTCAATTTTATTGACTAAAAATGATGGTAGCCAGTTGGAAGTTGATCGGGTTATTTGGGCAATAGGGCGTCAATCAAATGTTACAGGATTTGGCTTGGAAAATACAGGTGTCGAACTAGATGAGCAAAACTACATTAAAACTGATGAATATGAAAATACAAGTGTTCAAGGGATTTATGCAGTAGGTGATATCAATGGTAAGCTTGCACTTACTCCGGTTGCAGTTGCTGCCGGTAGAAGACTCTCTGAACGTCTATTCAATGACAAACCAAATGAAAAGTTAGACTATACCAATGTTCCGACAGTTATTTTTAGCCATCCAGCAATTGGTTCAGTAGGCATGACAGAAGAAGAGGCAATAGAAGTTTTTGGTGAAGACGATATCAAGGTTTATCAATCTTCATTTACTTCAATGTACACTGCCGTAACGGACCATCGCCAGGTGTGCAAAATGAAGTTAGTTACTCAAGGGGAAAATCAAAAAATTGTTGGGCTTCATGGTATCGGCTATGGAGTTGATGAAATGATTCAAGGATTTGCAGTTGCAATCAAGATGGGGGCGACAAAGGCAGATTTTGACAACACAGTAGCAATTCACCCAACTGGTGCAGAAGAATTTGTGACAATGAGATAA